In Dromaius novaehollandiae isolate bDroNov1 chromosome 29, bDroNov1.hap1, whole genome shotgun sequence, the DNA window GCTCCgggctctgccctcctccgtCCTGCTCCTTCGGGGCGGCTGGGCCCCGGGAgcctcctccccgccccgggaGTCTGCAGCGGCCTGCACCCCTCTCCCAGCGGGGAGACGAGGCCCGGGCTGGGGGGTTGTCTGGCCAAAACGGTCCTTAAAGACCCCCCGGGGCTGGTGCCGAGCACCTCGTGCAGGGACACGGCCCCGTCCTCGCGCCCGGGCGCCAGCGCGGCGGTTCCCACGCCGGCTCCCAGCGGGACGTGGTCCTGCTTCTCCCGGGAGGCTCCTGCCCCGGGCGGCTGGGGGGTGGGAGTCCCCGAAACGGGGCCGGGGTCCCGGCAGGACCTGGCGCTGCCCCGGGAGCGGTCGGGAAGTGGGGACAGGCCGTGGGAGCCGATTCCAGGCAGGAGCGCGGGAGCTTCCCGGCGTGCCGGccgcgcggggggagcgcgagcaccggggcggggcggcggcaggctTTCCCGCTCGGCTCCCGGCACGTGCGAGGCCACGCGGCCGCCGGAACAGCGCTCCGTTACACAACGAGGAGCCCTGGAAACGGAGCCGGCGATCGGCCTCGGCCAGAAACAGagggagcagaaaagaaaacaaactgcagcAGCACCGCAGCCATGAaggagccccgcgggggccgTGCGGCTCCGAGCGCCGCCGCTCCGGAGCGGGGACCAGTGGGACCAGTGGGACCAGCGGGACCGGGGGGATCCCGCGGCCGCTCCCGGCTCAGCGCCTCGCCTGGCAGCTGGGGCCAACGTGTGTCTATTTTGGTCGCGATTTCCGCGGTTTGGCTTGCCAAGCTGCAGGAGGGACAAACGCTCGCATGCAACCCGCTCGCTGCAACGGGGTCGGCGTTTCTCCCCGGAGACGCGAAGGGGCGGCGTTTTCCCGGGATTTTGCCGGGTGCGGGGCTCAGaggggctgctgagccccccCCGCGTGCGGCATCTCGCTCCGCGCCAGCATCTGCCCCCGGCTCGGCGCCCGCAGCCGCCTCCAGCCCCCGCTGCGCCCGAGGCCGGTCGTGCCCCGTGCCCCTCCTCGGCCTGGCGTCCCCCGGCCCAGATCTCGCTCTTTTTAACccaaagcagccccggggcaccccggccgggcagggaggggcaggccgaggcgggggggccgtgccggggggggccggggctgctcgcGGGGTTTCCTCTCGGCTCCCGCCAGCCAATGCGCGGCCGGGCGCAGCCGCGGCCCCCCTgcgtccccgcggcggggggggggcggggggtgtccCGGGCAGGGCTATAAACGCGGCGGCATCGCGGCGTCCCGCTGCCGCCCTGCCTCTGCTCCGCCGTGCGGTCTGAGCTCTCGGTGAGTCGCTTTTTCCTACGAGGCTCCGGCGTCCTCCTCCCCGCCGTCCCCGCAGCCGCTGCCGCGCgtgggccggcggccgcggggagggaaCCGGTGCTGCCCCCCCTGCGCGCGGGGggcaccgccggccccggggggacCCCGCCGCCCCGCACGGCCTTTCCCCAGCTCCGTCCTCGCCCGCCCCAGCCGCCGGCATCCCGCAGACCCGCCGACGTCCCCATGGCTTCGCCGCTGGAGCAGGCGCTGGCCGTGATGGTCTCCACCTTCCACAAGTACTCGGGCAAGGAAGGGGACAAGTACACGCTCAGCAAGCAGGAGCTCAAGGAGCTGCTCACGAAAGAGCTGCCCAGCTTCATCAGCGTGAGTGGGGGCAgccgcccgcggggggggggggcagccgggccggcggccgcccggaGCCATCTGCCCCAGGTGCCAACGCCCcgctttccccctctcccccccggcAGAAGCAGACGGACGAGGCCGGCTTCCAGAAGCTCATGAGCAGCCTGGACAGCAACCGGGACAGCGCGGTGGACTTCCACGAGTACGCCGCCTTCCTGGCCTGCGCCGCCGTCCTGTGCAACGACTTCTTCCAGGGCTGCCCCGACAAGATGCCGCGCAAGAAGTGAGCCCggccgccgccacccccccccggcaccgcgtCCCTCCGCTTCTTTAAATAAAGGTCGCTTTAAACGAAGCCCTCTGCGAGCAGGATTCCTGGGTGGGGACGCGGGCCGGATCCTGCTGCGCCCTGCCGCCCCGCGGACTTTCACCCGCAGCTCGCGGGAGCAGGCGGTGCCGGACGGCGCCGCTTCGGAGCCGGATTTTGCTCCCGGGGGCCGCAGGCGTGGGCACCCCGCTCCCGCCAGCGGCCCGCCCGGAACCGAGCCCCGCGGCTCTGCCCGCGGCGTGAGTCAGCCCGGCCGGCGGCTGCCTGCCCGCGCTCGCCCGCGCTCGCCCGCTTCGTCGCCCCGCGGCTGCGCAGGCCTTGGCGGGGCTTGGCGAGGCGTTAATCCCTCCCGACCCCCAGAACCGGGGCAGCCAACAGCCCTTTGGGCCCCGCTCGTTACGGACTCGCGGGCCCAGCAGGGCCCTGCTTCGCCCCGGGGGGGGTGgccgcggtgctcggcgctgcacggggggggggggggcggcgggggcggcccgcagcgccgggacggccccccccggggggcggcgcggcctcgcccggcgcggggagggctTCGGGAGTGGCttccgcggcccccccggcgggggaGGACCCGGGGCACGTCTATAAAAGCGAGGAGGAGCCCGGGGGCCCCGTcgctgccgccccgctcccgctggTAAgtgcctttctccttcctccccctcttccccgaGCCGCCCCGGGGCTCCAGATGTGCGCGGAGCCCTTCCAGATGTGCGCGGAGCCCGGCTGCAGCTGCTCCCGGGCCGCGCAGCGGaggcgccccccccacccccgagcCTCGGTGcacggcggggcccccccggtcccccccccctccccgggcggggcccccggcgcTGAGCCGCGCTCCGCCCGCAGCCGCCAGCCATGGCCGCGCCGCTGGACCAGGCCATCGGGCTGCTCGTGTGCGTTTTCCACAAGTACGCGGGCCAGGAGGGCGACAGGAACACGCTGAGCAAGAGGGAGCTCAAGGAGCTCATCCAGAAGGAGCTGACCATCGGGCCGGTGAGTGCCGGCGTCGGCGTGCCGCAGAGCCGCCACCCGCCACGCCGGGACCGGACGCGGTGGGACGGTCACCCGAGGGGCTGGATGCGGGGACGGAGCCCATCGCGCCCGCCGGCACGGGGCGAGCGCGGGGGTCCCCGCCCGGCCGTGCGGAGTGGGACagcgcccggggctggggggctccgcCGGCCCCGCATCCCGCCTCCCCGCGGCAGCGATGCTCCGGCCCCGGGCCCGCCGCGCGGGGAGGCTGTCGCGACGTCGGCCCGCTCCCGCCGACGGCACCGTGCTTCTCCCCGCGCTGCAGAAGCTGCAGGAGGCCGAGATCGCCGAGCTCATGGCGGACCTGGACCGCAACCAGGACCAGGAGGTGAGCTTCCCGGAGTACGTCACCTTCCTGGGGGCCCTGGCCATGGTCTACAACGAGGCGCTGAAGGAGTGCAGGCAGTAGGGCTGGGCCGCCGAGGGGCTCCCCCGGCCGCCCGGCGTCCAATAAAATTCCTTTTTGTAAATTTTGCTACTGTGTTCGGGCTCGTTCTTCAATCTAAAATAAATGATAACCTCACGgttggtttttcttctttttttggtggtgtcgCCTCCGGTGAGGCCCAGGGCGGGGGGGACAACCGGAGCGGCAGAGCCCCGGAGgaggggggcagcgcggggccgcggagcccccgggggTGGGAAGCCGGCGAGGGGCTGGCCGAGCCGCAGCCGGGGCTCGTGTCCCGAAGGGCCTGATCCACCCGTGCGCCCAAGCCGTTCCCGGGGCCTGGCAGCGGGATGCAGTTCCCAATCCGGGCTgtgcggggtgccgggggggtgcaggggacctTCCTTTCCAGGCAGAGATCCCAAGCACGGACTGTTGGAGCGCTGGGGGGGATTTACAGCTGGAGAATCGGGAATAATGTGGATTTTTTCCCACTGGGTTACCAGCTCTCTGCGTGCCCCGCCGGCTCCAGCAGAGGCTGGTTCAGGAGCCCGGGCTGCTGGGAGGCGGCGGTCACCCCCGCGTCCCCATCGGGAAGCAGAAACCTCTCCACCCCCCCGGCTCAGGGAAGTGCCTGCGGCACCGCTGCCTCGCGCGTCCCAGAGgacggggacccccccgccccagctgccTTTGGCGGCCTGGCTCTTTTTTCTGTGCCCAATCTGTGATTTTTGCATATCGCAGCCTGGCACGACTGCGGAAATGGGGCAACTTCCATGGCTATCGCAGCGTGTCCCTGCAGACCGGTACCCCGGTTCCTTGCCCTCGGGGCTGGGCTGGTCCCACCGTGCCAGTGCAAATGCCACCGctcgcgcgccgcggctggagcagcagctgccggGAGCAGGGCCGGACTGGGAGCTCCCGGCGCCCAGACGTGCTGCACACGTGGCCCGTCCGGCGGCAGACGGcagcacccggcccggcggctccaCGCGCGTCCGTTCACGCCTGCCTGGCAGCGCCCACGTGCCCCTTCGCGCCTCCGAAGACAGCACACGTGTTGC includes these proteins:
- the LOC135323935 gene encoding protein S100-A6-like is translated as MAAPLDQAIGLLVCVFHKYAGQEGDRNTLSKRELKELIQKELTIGPKLQEAEIAELMADLDRNQDQEVSFPEYVTFLGALAMVYNEALKECRQ
- the LOC135323933 gene encoding protein S100-A4-like; its protein translation is MASPLEQALAVMVSTFHKYSGKEGDKYTLSKQELKELLTKELPSFISKQTDEAGFQKLMSSLDSNRDSAVDFHEYAAFLACAAVLCNDFFQGCPDKMPRKK